Proteins encoded in a region of the Rutidosis leptorrhynchoides isolate AG116_Rl617_1_P2 chromosome 9, CSIRO_AGI_Rlap_v1, whole genome shotgun sequence genome:
- the LOC139867935 gene encoding F-box/kelch-repeat protein At3g06240-like — MGLKFRKEYGPDLKNVEIQNRIDGKWITVTSSWISSPDGSAYLDYYCDPSFMESRSRRMILLKHPTPFVVIDEKEAPSLNKIPSPFEEIITEYTRVSIVGTLKGIVILVVTDLCFRCHMYLYNPLTRASKLLDVMDPPSSKFRPFYTFGFGYGATTNDLKIFRFGDLDDPLWITCDVFDIKSSSWRGTSPKYPLKRNTHLWGEGIFLNDCLYWFISVIDFGILALDIKEMVFSNINLPSGKDATKLYYSCADDDDQYVGVILGSLNGCLCMIDKKTDIGFELWMMKEEQGGVKINNPWSKARTFTFGLEYNYYFDNFHPMCILANGKILLTDGSNQFVIFDTSNDSFETVLNTLTNHNDSIRLVVIIEFMRLRSVEYVESLLSPLDLFAV, encoded by the exons ATGGGACTGAAATTCAGAAAGGAGTACGGGCCAGACCTCAAAAATGTTGAAATACAAAATCGCATTGATGGAAAATGGATAACCGTCACAAGTTCATGGATAAGTTCACCTGACGGATCAGCTTATCTTGACTACTATTGTG ATCCTTCTTTTATGGAATCGAGATCACGTCGAATGATTCTTCTCAAACACCCAACGCCTTTTGTCGTTATAGACGAAAAGGAAGCTCCTTCTCTAAACAAAATTCCTTCTCCTTTTGAAGAAATTATTACTGAGTATACAAGAGTCTCTATTGTTGGAACGCTCAAAGGCATAGTCATTTTAGTCGTTACTGATTTGTGCTTCCGTTgtcatatgtatttatacaatccgTTAACCCGTGCATCCAAGTTACTAGATGTTATGGATCCACCCTCTTCAAAATTTAGACCTTTCTATACTTTTGGATTTGGATATGGTGCAACGACAAACGACTTGAAGATTTTTAGATTTGGAGATCTTGACGATCCATTGTGGATTACTTGTGATGTCTTTGATATTAAAAGTAGTTCGTGGCGGGGCACTTCACCAAAGTACCCGCTCAAGAGAAATACTCACTTATGGGGTGAGGGTATATTTCTAAATGACTGTTTATATTGGTTTATTTCTGTTATCGATTTTGGGATCTTAGCTCTCGATATTAAGGAGATGGTGTTTTCGAATATAAATTTACCTAGTGGGAAAGATGCTACTAAGTTGTACTATTCATGTGCAGATGATGATGATCAGTATGTTGGCGTAATTTTGGGTTCACTAAATGGATGCCTTTGCATGATAGACAAGAAGACGGATATTGGATTCGAGTTGTGGATGATGAAAGAAGAACAAGGAGGAGTCAAGATTAATAATCCATGGTCGAAAGCACGTACCTTTACATTCGGTTTGGAATATAACTACTATTTCGACAATTTCCACCCTATGTGTATTTTGGCTAATGGAAAAATTCTTTTGACTGATGGCTCAAACCAGTTTGTTATCTTTGATACGTCAAATGATTCATTTGAAACAGTATTAAATACTCTCACAAATCATAACGATTCGATAAGATTGGTCGTGATTATAGAATTCATGAGATTACGCTCAGTTGAGTATGTAGAAAGCTTGCTTTCACCATTAGATCTTTTTGCTGTTTAA
- the LOC139867936 gene encoding F-box/LRR-repeat protein At3g26922-like: MQFKKEDQEMEEVERIHRAQLEDVPVELIHRIQTLLPVKEAVCMCVLSKSWLNAWSTTPTLRFRPPRKLLRKQQLISYTDLINRTLQRYLRDNIPITSFDLHFRFINQESLPFVNKWVHNVASRSSSLKELYLTISVLESITLPDELFLGENLDTIIVKADPHFFLHHFLFMRNEC; the protein is encoded by the exons ATGCAGTTTAAAAAGGAAGATCAA gaaatggaggaagtggagAGAATCCACCGAGCACAGTTAGAAGATGTTCCGGTGGAGCTGATCCACCGTATTCAAACGCTGTTGCCCGTAAAAGAAGCTGTGTGTATGTGCGTGTTGTCAAAGTCATGGCTAAACGCTTGGTCTACCACCCCTACCCTCAGGTTTCGTCCACCGAGAAAGCTTTTACGCAAACAACAACTAATTAGCTACACCGATTTGATCAACCGCACTCTACAAAGGTATCTTAGGGACAATATACCAATCACTAGTTTTGATCTTCACTTCAGATTCATAAACCAGGAATCACTTCCTTTTGTTAATAAATGGGTCCATAATGTTGCTTCTAGAAGCAGTAGTCTAAAAGAGCTTTACCTCACAATATCTGTTCTCGAATCTATTACGTTGCCAGATGAGCTATTCTTGGGTGAAAACTTAGATACAATTATAGTAAAAGCTGACCCCCATTTCTTTCTCCATCATTTCCTTTTCATGAGAAACgaatgttag